TTTTTCTTAGTTGTTTTAACAATTGTATTTAATATTTTGTTTAATTCTTTACATTCAACAAGTATTGTTCTCGATGCGGTAGCATCAATATACTTTGTGGCAATTAAAAGTTCTAACCAATATTCTGTTTCAGAGGCTTCTTTGAGAGCAATATTCATTTTATTTAAAAAATCTCTCTTACTCTGTGCCTCTAGTCCTTCTTTTATATTTGCTCCTATACTTGTACCTGAACGAAGAATTTGTTTTGAAAGTACATATTCATTTTTCTTATCACTTAAGTATTTATATAAATTAACAATTCCCTTGGAAAAAGCAAATGCTTTTTCATAAGTTAAGTTTTGTTTCAATTTTTCAACCTCCTAAATTCATCTATATGTTATCTAGAATTTTAGACTTTTTTTGATGAATTTATTCAGTTGGTTTTATGGTTTTTCAATTATAGAGTTATTATACCATATTTTTCTTGTATTACAATAGTTTTTGTCAATTAAT
This window of the Clostridium cochlearium genome carries:
- a CDS encoding four helix bundle protein, with translation MKQNLTYEKAFAFSKGIVNLYKYLSDKKNEYVLSKQILRSGTSIGANIKEGLEAQSKRDFLNKMNIALKEASETEYWLELLIATKYIDATASRTILVECKELNKILNTIVKTTKKNLRILDN